AATTCGCAACGTTGAGAAACAGATTCCAAAAAAATGCCGAGTTACTCATGCAGGCAACAAACACGTCGCTCGACGAAGACAAGTGTAAGTATAAAGATTTGTTTTTGGTTAAGCCTCTCCCTATTTTACTCTTAACATGGGTCTGGGAGGTCTGTACAGATGAGCTGTTGGCTGAATTAGCTAATGCGTTCTTCATATAGGCGGATAACTCATCATTGAAGTGGGACTGCATAGAGTAAAGCCTGGAATAAAAGGCAGTGGCGAGTCTTCATCTCAGTTTAGTGCTTGGTTAtatctttttaaactttttcccccccttccaaTATTAATTGTGAGACATGGTAGGCAGACCTCGTACAGCTAAGACAGGACATTGCCGACGTTGAATGTGTTGTACTGCTTGGTTGACGTGGATTTCTCTTTGGGTATACAATGAACAGCATTGCCTTTGAAACGGAGCTGGCTGAAATCCAGCAATTCTTCACTGTTTTGACAGAGCGAACACATTCACCACTGTGACCAAACGCATAGAAGCGCTTTGCGATCTCCCACCACCAAAGAACAGCATAAGAAAAAATGAAGGATGCGAGGGCCACATAAACATCTTTACCTTTGATTTACATGACACACTCAAACTAATCTATAACACCACTTAAAGATATGTACAGCAATTTATTTCTCGTATTTATACTATATAAACAAAGCAAGGTGatcaagccaatttttttttttttaatgtttaggtAGCCAGCGGCCCTGCATCGCACTAGAAGGAAACTGCCTGTACTGAGCATCAGAACCATATATGCACATGCACAACCAAAACGAATGCAATCTATTCAAAGTTAACCATGTAACAGTAGAAGGTATAACTGAAGATTTGCCACTGCCAATTATCCATTCATTGGAGTGTTGTGAACgcaaatgtttccatttttgaTGCAAATAGGTTTCTGCAATGTTTTAAAATCTTGAAAAGCTCCATATATAACCTTTTTATTATAATTCTATGAATAGTGGTcttgaaaaatgtcacataGGTGGAAAGGAAAAAATTAACTGCACAAACGCAGCCCACTGAACAGTCACAGCCGTACCCTGACTGGATGATTACTGAATGATAAGTAGTTGATTGAAAAGAAGGTGATAGATGACCAAATATCATGCCTTGTCACTCAGTGTAGAAATATAAAtgcaattccaatgaagttgtcttattatgttaaaaataaataaaaatagaatacaatgtTTAGCAGATATTCTTCAgcctatttttaattgaatacactagaaagacatttaatgttcaaactgataaacttaaTTGTTTTTAGCAAGTAATCATTAACTTTGGATTTTATTGCTGCAacacatttgggggggggggggaagctggACGACATGGGGGAAAAACGACTAACGagagttgaggaatgctcattaagtacctgtttggaacatcccatgGGTGAACAGGCAAATTGGGAACAGGTGAGTGCCatgattggttaaaaaaaggaacttccctgaattgctgtcattcacaagcaaagatgggctGAGGTTTCTTTATGAACAGGTGGGTGATTAAATAGTCagacagtttaaggacaatgtacaattgcatggaaattagggatttcatcatctacagccCATTATACCAGCAAAagagagaatctggagaaatcactgcttGTAAGCAgcaaaaccaacattgaatgcccgtggCACTGCCTCAAAAGTAAACAATGTGTGAAGGTTATCACCACGTGGGTTCAGGATTCAGAAAACCAATGCCAGTCctgtaaatacagtttggcgcTACATGCACAAGTGCACCTTAAAACTGTACTCTGCAAAGCAAAATACATGTATCACCAGCCAGAAACACAGCCAGCTTCTCTCGGTTCGAGcgcatctaagatggactgatgcaaagtcgAAAAGTGTTCTATGGTCTGATGAGTCCATATTTCATATTCTTattggaaattgtggatgtcGTGTCCTCTGGGTCAAAAAGAAACGAACCATAAGGACTTATGGATGCAAACTTCATAAGCCAGGATCTGTGACGTTATGGGCCTATATTAGTGCCAATGATaggggtaacttacacatctgtgaaggcaccattaatgctgaaagttacataccataatttctcaaataatgcgcaatttttttccaaaaatattttcaagtcaacagagcgcattatatttaggtatagatgaaaaataaaaaatacaatcacatatagtcatatacaggtacatagagtggttaaaaaggttatacatatacatttcaatgatattcaatgtcttatgttaaagatttatatatattacggtataTGTTCGCCACCAACATCACTAACGGGGGCTGGAGGCTGTGCAATTAGCACGATAGACCTTCCCCTCAAAATGCTGATTCtaatgagaaataaagggaaccaagtcTCTTAGGATTCACAagatgtttccccacaaacgccatggatacAACAGAGGTTGACATGCTGTGGTAGCAAGGTGGGATCActtttcatgaatgcaggaggcaccagaactggaccaagtcatcaatgatgagtttgacagtgatgcaccaaaggcagctacaatggatatttttccgattggagatgagtcagatacttcttttgaagtcttggccaaggatgtgtaatgtagtggataaactgcactatgcacaaacgttttatgcgcAAATAttcaatgcaaaaatgtttaagttaaagagtgtaaaatatatttttttttatttaagactgtaatatgtgttgacagtattattaaaatgttatgccatcatttagcatgtatttgagttggttgagggattctgttctgacaattacagggaccaggagagcgtgtcctgtggcctgtcccgagattatattaccgctgcatcagtacatgcacaaagattattattaatgattgttgtgcagaccttttttttgaaaaacaataaaagtacaaaccaagcaaaatcaaaatacagataattccctatattttgagcatatgtatagcagcaaattagtggtgcgcattgtacattggaagaagggtttcctaattttattttaggtcaacttcggaggtgcgcattatactcaagaaattacggtccatgttttggagaaacaaatgctgccatccaagaaatgtttttcaaggacgtccctgcttatttcagcaaaacgATGATGgtaaaccacattctgcacgttaCGACTAGACTTATGCTGATTTTTATCAGCCCAATCGGAATTGgccgataattggcattttatcAGCTTCGTCATAATTAAATTCCAAGAATCTAAGGAATTTCCCATGCACCGTCCAGTATCCAAGAAGTTTATTTCAATGTCATATCTGGAGAAAAAGGTACTTAATTGATTTCCAACCACAGAATCATATTGTATTGTATCATTCTAAACAAATCAATATCCTCCTTGAATCATCAAACGAACTATGATACAAATAGAATTATTGGTGATatgaactgtaaaaaaaacaaaaaacattttttataaagttatttgaaattgtcttttgttttatatttcagGTCCAGGAGAAAAAGATGTCAGACCTCTCCCCCGAATTAACAAGCACTCTGTTTTCTGGATTGTGGCGTCTATCACTGTCACCTACTATGTGGATTTCTTTCGTGTCATCATTGAGAATAATGACATAAAGAGGTAAATGAGCTCTGAATGAGAGACTATATTTTCCCTGCAATCTCACCGTGCAAAAAcaagtatacagtatatctaaCAAGGCTACATTGAAGAAATATTCTACTCGGATAAATTGTGTTTTCAGTTGGTGGTTTAGTGTGGGCCTGCTTCTTCTTGGGATTTGCCTCTGTCTGGCCATGTTTTGCATTGTGTACCTGGAGTGGTTCAGAGGAATCGTGCACTATGACCAAGAGTACCCTGCGATCCCTCCTATCACCACTGCTTCATTCATTGCTGCATCATGCAGGTATATTAGTCGAAGGCAAACCCGATATTCTTTGGAACAttttgtagccagttgaatctcaggagactgaaaatattgcgtttgaattttaaaggttgaatttttttatatggcgaatttgttaacagaAAAGCTGAACTGAAATATATGGAAGTAggttagtgccaccaggatttgaatctgaaaGGTAAAGTGAAATaggggcacggtggctcagttggtaaagatttggcctcacagttctgaggacccgggttcaatcacagtttgcatgttctccccgtgcctgtgtgggttttctccgggcactccggtttcctcccacatcctaaaaacatgcaacattaattggacactctaaattgccccaaggtgtgattgtgagtgcaaccatTGTCTgactccgtgtgccctgcgattggcggcaaccagtccagggtgtaccccgcctcctgcccgttgactcctgggataggctccaggactccccgcgaccctcatgaggataagcggcaaagaaaatggatagatagatggaagtgaaataggatttgagtttgaaatgccacagaaagcGGGATTTAAATTTgcaatgtaaagtgatcacattttcaatagttgtatttcagcgtAACTTTTCAATTTTAACAGTTCatctggctacaattcgctgtctcaAATTCatcatctgtgccaccaggcaggattacttcaggtcagaaccgaacacccaaccaatccagttacgctttcttagtatgtgatgtcacgtgactaagaaagcgtaactgcaattggctgggtgttctgcctggttgcacagacggtgaattttagacggtGAACTGGAGCCgattgaatttcagacaacgaATTGTGGCAACTATTGAacatgtgatcactttacatttaaaattcaaatcctgtttt
This portion of the Syngnathoides biaculeatus isolate LvHL_M chromosome 10, ASM1980259v1, whole genome shotgun sequence genome encodes:
- the tmem128 gene encoding transmembrane protein 128 isoform X1; amino-acid sequence: MMLDDSEFATLRNRFQKNAELLMQATNTSLDEDKCPGEKDVRPLPRINKHSVFWIVASITVTYYVDFFRVIIENNDIKSWWFSVGLLLLGICLCLAMFCIVYLEWFRGIVHYDQEYPAIPPITTASFIAASCSFNIALWPVWSFFTPLILFTQFMGVIMMISLLG
- the tmem128 gene encoding transmembrane protein 128 isoform X2, yielding MMLDDSEFATLRNRFQKNAELLMQATNTSLDEDKCPGEKDVRPLPRINKHSVFWIVASITVTYYVDFFRVIIENNDIKSWWFSVGLLLLGICLCLAMFCIVYLEWFRGIVHYDQEYPAIPPITTASFIAASCSSWV